The DNA segment GACTAAACATAGTAACAcaatcaaaaattaattttattctgttCTTTATGTTAATGCCAATTTCTTTTCCAACACCCAGGAAATTCCAACTTTAATGCTATTTTAGCTTATGACATACTATATATTAGAaaacatttgtgtttgttttcaagataacAAAATTCTCCTAACTTGGACCAACAACAGATACATTAGTAATGTCATTTGTAACCTTAAAAATCTCAAGCAAATGAATCTTGTAGTAAAAGTAACAAAATCTTATAATGAGCCTCCTCAAGTCACTCAAACAGAAGAGTAAGAAAGGAATGATTTACACTCTCTCCCACCAGTCCACTAGTTACTTCACCCCTCTGCCTGACCTGATGTGGATTAGAAACTGCTAGTAGAGTAGAACTTTTGCTGGTCAGAGCAGTGTTATCTATCATCTGCTGGCCTACTCTGGCCTAGGCCCGCTCTTGCTCCTCCCTCAAAGCCTCTGCATACTTTTCAGAGTAGGATCTAGGATCCTGCTTAACAATGCTGGCATAAAATTCCAAGACCTTCATCTTGGTGGTTTCAGCATAGGCCCTTGGGCCCCACAGGAACTCATAGCGAGGAGGATGGCTGTTGGGCACCTGCCTGTATTCCACATACCCTTCCTGCACAAAATCCTCAGTGATGAGACTCTTGGGCTCCCCAAATATGAAATGATCCATATCAGCATACAGCCCTAGGCTATTCAACACATCCCAGAACACCTCCTCACTGACACAATTGTCCTCTATGAAGATGATGCACAGTACAATTATAACCAGCCCTGTCTTGGGTACACCTAGAACCCCATGCATCAACCCATCATAGGTGATCCCCAGGGCAGGGAAAAGGAAATAGGAGTGGACAAATGGGTCCACTTCCATCATGTCAATACCAAAGATCAACTTCATGCACTCAGAGGCCTTACTAAAGATCACAGGATAGTACTCCTCATAATCTCTCATGGCCCTCTGCATCATTTCTGACTTGGTGGCTAGCTCCATCCTTCGAAACTTGGTGAGCAGGAATCTCACCAAAGCAACTATCCTTCCATTTAGTACAGCCTGTGGGGGAAACTCGGGCTCAGCCACCTCCCCTTCTGGGTTTCCAGAGGCCTCAGCAGATGATGCCCCTCCCAtgacagtgggaggagaggaggctcTTTGAGCACTCTGGGGAGAGCTGAGCATTCCTCCAGCAGACATATCCCCTGGGGTGGTGGCAgtggcctctgcctctctagcctCAGCTATGGGGACCTGAGCACTCTCCAGGCCCCTTGCCTCCCTTTGGGCCTGAGGGCTGACTGGGAGGTTGAAGCTCTGGCTGTTCTCAGTAGGATCCATCTTGAGATTCCTTGGCAACAGCAGGCAGGAAACCACACAGGTCACAgggatgaagactcagaagcctgagaaagaaaggaaacatgtaAGGGGACTCTAACTCTGTCCCTGGGGCAGCTCTTAAGCAAAGCTTGTTACAGGAGTTTGCTTGGGTGATACTCTAATGCCAAAGGACTATGGTGCTGCATGCACCCCTAAATGACTGAAAGGGGAAAAGACTCAGGTTCTCCAGGCACAACACTCATCTTGCCTGAGGCAAATATCCAGAAGTTCTGTATCTCTGAGATGCAACCAAAGAAAGTAAGTGTGCCTCAAACCTCCTTATACCAGGTACTGAGAAAGTACAAAAGGTACCCCAAATCAGTATGACATGATTTTCCTGCatatgagaccagcctgatcttcaCCTAGATAAATGTGTAAAGGAGGAGGTTTTTCCATGTGACCTCCATGTCTTCATTCCTTAAGGCATGGCTCTGTGTTTTATGACACAGTGGGAGGAAGTTGTGAAGGGAGGGAATCCTCCCCAAGTGCCTAGGTTTTCTCATTGCTGAAAGGAGGGTAGGGAGGTATTTAATCTCTGTGTTGGTCTGATGGGACTCTCTCAGGTCTCACCTTCATACTGATGTACCTGACCCCGCCCCCACCATGACTTGAGTCAAGCTGTTATTAATAGGTCCTTCAGCTCCTTTAGATTAATGCCTGAAAATAAGACAGGGAGTTCAGACTGATGACCCTGCAGAGAACTTTTGTGGAGAAAGCAGTGCAGGGAAGACTTTTTTGGGACCCATGTCTGTGCTATGTGCTGGAGTTTCTTCCAATCATCCTCTGAGGTCCTGACTAGAACTTGCTAGATCCTGGAAGCCCTGAGGTTAACCAAGGTCTCCCATTCTGGTCAAATTCTTCACCTCCCTGAGATCTTTAAAGCCCTGTAGAGCAGAAGGATTCAGTATGGATCCCCTTTGAGGTCTATATCAGAAGTCAAGGGAAAATGTACTGTATAGACTATGGATGTCCTGGGATCATGTTTCAGAGGCATTAAGTGGCTTGTTTACCTAAACTGTATCAGGCATGAGGTGAGAGTTTAGGGGTAGATAAGGTCTGAGGTAAAGGAAAAATCTCAAGGATAGGTAAGATGAACTTCAGGTGAACTTAGGGAACCCATGTCTCAGCAGAGATGAGCCCAGGTCATGTGGTCACTACCAGAGACCCCACATAGGAGTGGATGAGATATGTTACCAGCTCACTTCTCCATATGTAGATATCTCCTCAGAACTGACATTAATCCTAGGATCAAGTACATTTACAAAAGAACTATCACCAGTAGGCATGCACTTAAGCTTAAGCCCTCAACCCTAGCTACCCATCCAGGGATCTCCAGGCATAAGAACTGAACCATACAGACTGTGGTCCTTTGTTAGCAGATGTAGGGGTTCTTCACACCATTAGTCCTCACCATATTTCTCACCTGGATTCCCGGCAGATAATGGACACCTCCCTCTGGTAATCTCAGGTGGTTCCACTGCTGCTTTGGAGATACCACACACTGTACAGGTTTACTTTcctgaggagaaaaaagaagtgaGGATAAATCCAATCTTGAGACCCCTGGGAATTTATCAAGACAGGTGGAATGAGGAAGATTCTTCTTTTGTCTTAAGGGTTCTGGAGATTTTCCAAATTCTCCTTATAAGGCCTTTGCTGATCTTTAGATCTATCATTCAGGCCCATGCCAAACATGATCCCCACCTAACCCCCTGAACAGGAAGTAAGAGGTGACATTTTTGGTCCAATGTCTTCCACAGAACCAGTCTAGGCTGACAGTGTGTAGGGGGTGTGCAACTTTTTCATGTATAATATCAGAGGTCCACTTGCTACTCCTTCAGAGCCCTGGTACCATACTTCTCCAGATCTAAGGCCTTACTCCTCAGAAGTACTCTGCCCTCACATCCTACAGGGTACTTGAATCTTATTACTCTTGCTTGGGCCTGTCAGTGCTTAGGAGAGAATGGAGGCCCACCAATGATCTAAACAAAGGGCAAGATTCTCTTTTAAACATTTGGGCCTCACTTGGTACCAGAATGCATTAAATgggatgtagctggagttttctccagtcccacctgggcccacagccactcagatccaaataaagacacagatgcttatattatttaaactgtttggcctaatggctcaggcttcttgctatctagttcttatatcttaaattaacccattcataTTAACCTATAAGTTGTTACGTGGTTTGTGGCTCACCAGTACTTTATATCTTACTTATCATGGCGGCTAGCAgagtctcttgactcagccttccacttcccagaattctcctctctcttttttctgcctatacttcctgcctggctactggccaatcagtactttattcattaaccaatcagagcaacagatatccacagcactgagaCACCTCCATCTGGAAAGTGTTTCTTTGGTGCAGTTTCTGCTGTCTCTTGTATTGATAATTTGGCTGTCTCCCCGCCAGGAACCTCATGCCGGGTAGAGCAGGGACCTGTTGCAAATTAGGAGGGCTCATTCCTGCAAGTCATCACTAAGGCATCCTCTGAGCATCAGAAATTCGACACAACACATGGCTCTAAATCCCCCCAAATCCCAGGAAGCAGTTACTGAAGATAGGGGAGGGGCTTCTTCCCATAAATCAGCTTTAGTTTGTAACAATATGGTCAAAAGTATACAATGTAGCTTTTTTATCTTAGCCTATCTGGCGAGGGGTTTCTCAAACTACTCCCATCTTGACTTACAGATCCTGGACCCCTCCTCTTTCTGGAGTCTCCTGTGCACTGACTCATTGGAGAGTGTGAAGAAGTAACTAGTTCCCCAAGAACACTCCCAATCAAATTACAGTTTGAGTTTGCtctagttcagtggttctcagcctccctaatgctatgaccctttaatactattcctcatgttgtggtaaccctcaaccacaaaattacttttgttgctacttcataactgtaattttgctactgttacaaattgtaacCTATACTTTCAAGTGGTTTTAGGTGACCtttgtgaaagggtcttttgatTATCAACCTTGCAAAagcacaggttgagaagcacagAACTAGagcccccactacacacacacacacacacacacacacacacacacatacacggtaAGCGAAAGTGAAGTTACCATATATCTAAAGGGACCTCTAAGTATCCTCTGTATTTTTGTACAGTGAGCACATGAGCAAAGGGCTTATTACTAAAAGTGGATCACCATTTGGTGTACTACTCATCACAGGGATACAGATTTAATATTGTGGGAGCCTCTATCTGAATGGGGGTTTTCTAAATCTACTTTCCAGTCAGACTTTAATCCTGGACAAGAGACGACTTTTTCCTCTTAACCCTGACAATGCGCCTGTGCAGTCCCCAAGGACAGGCTGAAAACATGGCTTGTGCCTACAAGAAGGCCCCACATAGTACCATACTAACAAAAGGTATCAGACTACATTACTTGAGGTCCTTTAATTCCCCAAAGAGGATTTTTGAGCCCACCCTCAGTTCTCACCTGGGTTCTGAAAGCACGAAAACAAGGCGAGGCTGTCCCTCTTCCAGGAACCTCACAAAATGGCTCTGAGCTTCCCAAGTCCCCGGAAGCAGAAAGTGCTGACTGGACCCGCCTTTCAGAAACCTCACAAAATGGCTCTGAGCCTCCCAAATACCCGGATGCAGAAAATGCTGACTGGAATTCCGCCTTCCAGGGACATCACAAAATGGCTTTGAGCCTTTGAAATCCCAGGTTTCAGAAAACGCTGAGGACTTGCCACTTCCAGGACACTCATAAAATGGATCTGAGTCCCTTAAGTCCCCAGACGCAAAAAGTGCTAAGTGTACTTACCTCTTCCACGACCCTCACAAAAGGGTTTTGAGTTCCCCAAGTTCCTGGATGCAGAAAACCTGGTGTGCTGGCTCTGAATTGCCTAAATCCCCAGTTGTAAAAGGCACTGAGTGTACTTCACCCTTCCAGGAGCCTCGCAAAATGGCTCTGAGTCACTAAACTACCAGGATGTGGATGTGAAACAGTGGGGAGGGGATCATTTCCACAAATCAGCACTGAGGAATCTTCTAGCCTCTGGGAACCTTACAAAACGGCTGAGTCATTCAAGTCCCCGGATGCAGATGCAGAGGTTTAGGTGTCCACACATTGCCAGAACTCAGTCTCGATTTTATGAAAGACCCTCAGAATGACACAATGTTGTTTGATTatcaagaccttttttttttttttttttttatctagaatGGACTTCTGATATCCACAGCCAGCTTCCAACTGGACTCAGAAAAATCACATTGTCCTCTTCTCCCTGGGAAACTGAAATAGCTCTTATGAGCAGAATCTCCCCACCCGCcctgagggaaaggaaagggatccTCTCAACAAGTCAGTCCAGTTTAGAGTAGTGCATATCACCCTGGGATACTATCTTGTCTCTCTATCCAGAGTGGAGCTTCCACATTCCACTCTCAGGTCCTGCTTTCAGTCTGCAAGTTAGGCAACGGCCCTTCCCTCCGGGAATGACAGAAAATAGTGCCTATTCAAAAGTCCCAGCAATGAAAGCAGAAGGGCCTCATTTTTCTATGTTTGTGCCACTGAAATCTAGACTGATCCTGGGCATGACACTGAGTTATGTGGGGACCTCCTGTTCTTAAAGGGCTTTTGTAATCCACTTAAGCAGCTCTCACTTATTGAAAATATGATACAGAATGGCTGTCTCTTGTCCAGGAACCTCACAAGATGATCCTTTATCTCCTAAGCCCTTACATGTGGGTATGGTATAGTGGGGAGAGGGCTAATTCGTAAATTTAACACTCAGGCATCCCTCAAACTCAAGCTaactaaaaaaaatggttagaagTTTCCAAAGTTATCTTATGAGGATATAGAAAAACATCAAGTGAGTGCTTCTTCTGGAAGGTCAGCCCTTTTTGGTGGACCCTCAGAAGGGATGCTGCTACCCACCCTCAGCTTTTGTCTTGACTCTGAAATAATCCAGGCCATCCCCTCTCTAGAAATCTTGAAAGGTGTCCCCTATTTACAGAATCCTGGGATGGAATAAGGAGATGGGTGGGGGCTTATGCACACACACTGGGTCACATCTTGATGCCAGACTTACTACAGGGGATCAGTGACATTAATTTTGGTCCCTCCATGTGGAATAGAAG comes from the Peromyscus maniculatus bairdii isolate BWxNUB_F1_BW_parent chromosome X, HU_Pman_BW_mat_3.1, whole genome shotgun sequence genome and includes:
- the LOC102914724 gene encoding melanoma-associated antigen 10-like; the encoded protein is MDPTENSQSFNLPVSPQAQREARGLESAQVPIAEAREAEATATTPGDMSAGGMLSSPQSAQRASSPPTVMGGASSAEASGNPEGEVAEPEFPPQAVLNGRIVALVRFLLTKFRRMELATKSEMMQRAMRDYEEYYPVIFSKASECMKLIFGIDMMEVDPFVHSYFLFPALGITYDGLMHGVLGVPKTGLVIIVLCIIFIEDNCVSEEVFWDVLNSLGLYADMDHFIFGEPKSLITEDFVQEGYVEYRQVPNSHPPRYEFLWGPRAYAETTKMKVLEFYASIVKQDPRSYSEKYAEALREEQERA